A single genomic interval of bacterium harbors:
- a CDS encoding PTS sugar transporter subunit IIA produces the protein MKIGNILETDLIFLDFESRNKEVALEDMVGRINKKVRDTKEVLEAINRREKLGTTAVGDGVALPHCRTSAIKKILAAFFRSTAGIDFEAEDGEPVHLIFLILAPDEEWESYLEVLAQIARLCKEEKNRNALLKANNPGEVIKFIKGVSEGI, from the coding sequence ATGAAAATAGGTAATATATTGGAGACAGACCTTATCTTCCTTGATTTTGAGTCCCGTAATAAAGAAGTGGCCTTAGAGGATATGGTAGGGCGAATAAACAAAAAGGTTAGAGATACTAAAGAGGTGCTTGAGGCCATCAACCGGAGAGAAAAATTGGGGACCACGGCCGTAGGTGATGGGGTCGCTCTTCCTCATTGTCGCACCTCAGCCATAAAGAAGATATTAGCGGCCTTTTTCAGGTCAACCGCCGGTATTGATTTTGAAGCGGAAGACGGTGAGCCTGTTCATCTCATCTTTCTTATATTAGCTCCCGACGAGGAATGGGAGTCTTACCTTGAGGTTCTGGCCCAGATAGCCCGCCTTTGCAAGGAGGAAAAGAATAGAAACGCCCTCCTGAAAGCAAATAATCCAGGGGAAGTTATAAAATTCATTAAGGGTGTTTCAGAGGGCATTTGA